The genome window GGCGCTGTTCGACGACCCGCACCTGCTTGCCACCGGCTTCTTCCAGCAGGTGGAGCATCCGACAGAAGGCACACTGACGGCGACATCGATCCCGGTTCGCTTTTCGCGCACCCCCGGATCGCTGCGCCGCCTGGCGCCGCGTCAGGATGCGGATCGCGATATGCTGGAACCCGGCCGCTAAGCCCATTCCGGGCGCACGCGCCCTGCCGGCCCGGACCATGAACATCACCTTGAAGCAGTTGCGTGTTTTCTGCGCGCTCTACGAACTGCGCAGTTTCACCGCGGCTGCCCGTGCCGCCTTCGTCACCCAGTCCGCCGTCAGCAAACTGTGCGCTGAGTTAGAAACCGAAGTAGGCCAGCCCCTGTTTGAACGCTCCACCCGCAGCGTGACGCCGTGCGAGGGCGCGGCCGATTTCTACGCCTATGCCCAAGAGATCCTGGGCACGGTGCGCGCCGCCGAACGCAGCATGTCGGGGCTGCGCTCGCTGGACCGCGGCGCGGTCGGCGTGGCAAGTTCCCCCATGATGATGGTCGGCCTGCTGGGTGACGTGATCGCACGCTATCACCGCCAGCACGCAGGCGTGAAACTGGCGCTGTATGAGCTGAATACCGACGACACGCTGGAACACGTGCGCCACGGCCACGCCGACTTCGGCATCGTGTCCACGCAAACGCACGGCGAAGGCCTGGATGCACGCGTGATCTACCGCGATTCCATGTATATGGTCTGCGCCCCGTCCCACCCTCTGGGCCAGAGCGCAAGCGTGCGCTGGGCCGATCTGGCGGCGCATGACCACGTCACGCTGCGCAACGTCTACAGTGTGCGCCGCGCCGTCGACCGCATCAGCAGTGAACTGGATCTGGCGTTCTCGTCCGGCATCGAAGCCGGCATGCTGACATCGGTATTGAACCTGGTGCGGGCGGGTTTGGGGATCACCATCGTGCCCGGCTACGTCTGCGCCTTTGCGCGGCTGCTGGGGCTGCACGCTGCGCCCATCCAGGAGGGCCCGGAACGCCGCCACGAACTGTGGTTGATCCAACGCCGAAGCACCCGTTTATCGCTGGCCGCCAAGACCTTTCTGGATGAGCTGGAAACCTATCTGCAAGCGCGCGAAGCGTCGCCCGACCCAACCGTGTTCCAGGACCCGCGACCCATTAATCCAGATACGGAATAGGTCTATGAAAATTAGTCCCTTGTTGAGATAAGCCGGCCAGACGCATCATGCGCCATGGCTCTGATCCCGCCAGCGAGACGCTGCGACAGATGGGCGACAAAAAAACCAGGAGACTTTCATGACCCGAATTCCGGACAACGCCCGCAGACGTTTGCTTGCCGCCGCCGTTGGCGCCGCGTGGGCCTTGGCGGGAAGTGCCAGCGCCGTCCACGCAGCCGAAACCTATCCCAACAAGCCCATCACGATCGTGGTGCCTTTTTCGCCTGGCAGCGCCACCGACACCAGCGCCCGCATCCTGTCGGAAAAATTGGGTCCTCGCCTGGGCGTGCCCATCGTTATCGAGAACAAGCCAGGAGCGTCCGGCACCATTGGTTCGGTCACGGCGGCGCGAGCGCCAGCCGACGGCTACACGTTGGTGCTGACCAGCAGTTCGACGCATTCGGCCACACCCGCGCTGTTTCGCAAACTGCCCTACGATCCGACGGAAGACTTCATCCATGTCATCCGGATCGCCACGATTCCCATGATGCTGGTCGTGCGGGCGGATTCGCCCTACACCTCGGTAGCGAAACTGGTGCAGGCCACCCAAGTCCGTCCGTTGAACTACGCCTATGGTTCGCCCACCAGCCAGATCGCCGGCGCCACGTTCAATACTGTGGCGGGCGCCGCCGCCAACGGCGTGCCGTACAAAAGCCAGCCGCCCGCGGTAACGGACTTGCTGGGCGGACACGTGGACTATCTGTTTGCGGACCAATCGGTTGTCACGGCCTTCATGCATAGCGGCAAACTGACTGGCATTGCATTCACCGGTCAGAATCGCGCCAAGGATTTTCCCAACGTGCCGACCTTGGCCGAAGCGGGCTACAAGAATTTCGATCTGGTCGTGTGGGTCGGCGTGGCAGCGCCCGCTGGCACGCCTGCGCCCGTGGTCGACCGCCTGAACAGC of Achromobacter seleniivolatilans contains these proteins:
- a CDS encoding LysR family transcriptional regulator, translated to MNITLKQLRVFCALYELRSFTAAARAAFVTQSAVSKLCAELETEVGQPLFERSTRSVTPCEGAADFYAYAQEILGTVRAAERSMSGLRSLDRGAVGVASSPMMMVGLLGDVIARYHRQHAGVKLALYELNTDDTLEHVRHGHADFGIVSTQTHGEGLDARVIYRDSMYMVCAPSHPLGQSASVRWADLAAHDHVTLRNVYSVRRAVDRISSELDLAFSSGIEAGMLTSVLNLVRAGLGITIVPGYVCAFARLLGLHAAPIQEGPERRHELWLIQRRSTRLSLAAKTFLDELETYLQAREASPDPTVFQDPRPINPDTE
- a CDS encoding Bug family tripartite tricarboxylate transporter substrate binding protein — protein: MTRIPDNARRRLLAAAVGAAWALAGSASAVHAAETYPNKPITIVVPFSPGSATDTSARILSEKLGPRLGVPIVIENKPGASGTIGSVTAARAPADGYTLVLTSSSTHSATPALFRKLPYDPTEDFIHVIRIATIPMMLVVRADSPYTSVAKLVQATQVRPLNYAYGSPTSQIAGATFNTVAGAAANGVPYKSQPPAVTDLLGGHVDYLFADQSVVTAFMHSGKLTGIAFTGQNRAKDFPNVPTLAEAGYKNFDLVVWVGVAAPAGTPAPVVDRLNSEIARILREPDSAAKFEALGMQVAPNSVAEHKEFAQTQRQIWTQRAIDAKIEPQ